The Chordicoccus furentiruminis DNA window CAAACATATCAAAGAAATCCCTGTCGCTGTTCAGTACATCTGCTAATGGGCTGTCTTCTCCTGCATAGTATCTCCGGATGCATTCCAATGTCAGATCCCATCTGTCGCGGATTTTCCGGTTCATTCCTCTCTGCTGATTCATACTTTTGACATGCATCGGAAAAATCATCTCTCCGGGCAGCGTATAGGACCGACGGGTAAAATTCTCGATCCAACTCTTATAATCGTCCATTGAGGCATAAACCTCCCGGATCATTTTCTCATTCCTGGCATACCGGAAACTGCATGTGATGCTGTCACAGGAAAGACGCATGGCATTCCAGACAAGATATCCGCGATGACGGGGAATTTCCAGCTCCATCCGCTCCCCGTTCGGAAGCACTCTGCTCCAAAGCCGCCTGCTGTAGCCTAGCAGGGTGGGACTGCAGGAATCCGGGTCTTTTTTTCCGCATCCACCGAGACCATTCATTCTCTCCCAGTAGCCGTCCCAGTAGCCCGGCGTATCGCTTGTAAAATCAAAACTGACATCTATCATACCAGCGCCTCCTGTATGCGCCCTGCCGGCATGTGAAACGTCCGATGCCTTCCGCCGAAACCGCGCCGGCAGTCATACTGCGAAGAGGGACCGCCGCTGATCGCGGCAGTCCCTCTTCCGTACGGCAGGCGGTGCTTACGCCACTGCCTGATTCCGAATCTGCTGCAGTGCCTTCGAGACCGCGGGGATCATCATAATCAAAATCGTGATGGCCGCTTCGGCCGCCAGAAAGCTCCCGTTGTAGGCCAGAGAGTAAGCCAGCGCCGACATACCGGCCGGCGCGTCGTCCGCGAAGAAGACGATGCCGGAAAGCACATGGAAGAACAGTCGGGCGGCCATTCCGGCGATGTAGCCGATCAACAGGCCATGCTTTCTGTGATAGAAGAACCCGGCCACGCCCAGCGCGCCGAAGGCCAGCGGGTAATCAAAGAGCACCTGCGGCAGACTGATGATGTACGGTCCCAGAACAAACTGCAGAAGACCGAAGGCTACGCCGGCCATCATGCCCACCGCCGGCCCGTACCAGTACGCGATCAGGACGATGAAAAAGGAAGAGCAGAGCGTCACGCTTCCGCCGAAGGGCATCTCGAAAAGCTTGATCATTGAGGTAACCACAGCCAATGCGATGGCCGCGGACGCGAACGCGATCTGTCTGGCTGACGGTCTCTTCCCGTGGCTGGCGACCATGGCCATCAGAACAAACAGGGCAAAAATCAGAACGGCCACAAGAACGTAGCCAGGAACGGTGAGACTGAAGCTGCCGTCTCCATTGGATACTGCAAAAAAGCTTGTCATAGAAAAGCATGCCTCCTTCCGCCGGCATTATCCGGATCAAGTAATCAGGGTTGCACCGCTGTGCTCTCAGCCTCGCGTCGTTTTCCGCGCGAAGCACCCCTCGCAACGAATCCACTATAGTCATCCCGCCGCGGCGCGTCAAGCCGTTCCGTCGGGATATCCGGCGTTTTTCCGGTCCGGCGGGATATCCGGTGCTTTCTCAAATCATTCCGAACGGACTCCCGAAAAAACGTGATACCGCCTTCTCCCGCGCCCTCACGGCCCGGCACCATGCCGCGATCTTCTTCAAAACGGCGCTCCGATTCTCACCGGTACCAGCCACAGTCCGGTGCATTTCACAGATCCTTCACATGCAGCTAAGGTTCAGCTAATGTTGCGATCGTATGATCGAAATCAGAAACAGACAGACAGCCGGTTCGCACCGCGGACCTGACCTCAGAAAAACGAGGTAGTGTCAAGTCATCTATGAAAACCCAGAGCCAAAGAAAAAGGCTCCAACGAACCTTGAAAATCTGTAGATATAGTCTGCTGAAGGCTCTCCGAGGGCTTAGGGCGCTGCCCTAAGAACCGGCAAGGGACTCGTCCCTTGACCCGGATCCTGGGCTCCGCCCAGACCCGTCCTCGCCGGAAGCAGGGAAAGGCGCAGCGGCCCCTTTCCCTTTACAAGAGGATCATCCGTGAACCTTATGTCAAGGGACTTTCGCGGCATATCCTCGCGGCTGAAGCCGCTCCGGTATTCCGCGGTTCCCTTGACAACGGTTCCGCTCTCTGCTTATCCGGCAGCCTCCTGCATCTTTTTAATGGTCTGCTGGCCAAGGAAGATCAACAGCTGCCATTTTCCCGGCATGTTTTCGCCGTTTGCAATGATGTCATTACGAACCGGCGGCTGGAATTTATGCAGTTTATGCGGCCGCAGAAAGTTGTAGTAAGCCACCCATAGCGCGAGGTCGTAGTTGGCACCATCGTAGTTATTGAAGCCGTTAGTGGGGCGATAGGAGGTCTTATAAGTGCGGTTGAGACGTTCGATCATCTGCTTATAAGGCCGGAATTCCGTAGAAACAGCATCATCGTTTGTAAGGCCGAGGACCTGGGTAATCTCAAACTTGAACTTCTCACCAAACTCATGGAAGAATTGCTGGGCGGCGAGAGGATAGGCACTATAACCATCCGCGATGAAACGGAAGTTCCCGGGAAGTTTTTTTAGATGCTGAAAGGCCATGCGCATGGCCATGATGCAGGGACCGACACTGCGGCTGTCAGATACCTGATAGCCGATCACAGCCCGGGTTGCCGCATTGATGATCAGCCAGATAAAGCCTTTGATGCCGCGGACTTTGATGTAAGTCTCATCAGCAACAAAGGCAGAGCCCTTTTCGTAAGGGTATGTATCAACAAACGGTTTCACGCAGACGGCGGCAGTCTTACAGTAGTTGGCAACCATCTGGTGGGATATGGAGATGCCGTGGATGTCCTTCAGGGCCTGCACGGTTTTGCGTAGTGACAGGCCGAGATTCACCCGGTAGGAAAGACACAGGGACATGATATAAGCATTGTTTTTGCTGAATTTCAGCGAGGACGCATTCTTCGGCAGGGTGGTGATGTCCATCTTGAAGAAATCGATCGTGAACTCACGGTAGATGTAATGCAGCTTATACTTGTTTTTACCATAATCCTCGTCCAGATCTGCCCTGTCAACCTTCTTAAGGTTGTGCAGGTAGTAAGGGCATTTAGGATTCACGCATTTATGGATGATGAAGTGCTTCCGGTCTTTCTTACGAACCAGCGCATGGGAGCAGTAAGGACACTTGAGGGAAAGGGTTTTGGAGAAACGGTTCTCATCTGGCGAAAAGAGGGTTCCGCAGACCTTGCACATCAACTGGCCGGCTTTGCCGTTGTTACGGTACAGGTAAGGCTGAGGCGCTTTGCAGGCGGGGCAGGTGCAATGCTCCGGGATATCGCACTCAGAGCGGCGGCGGACAGGCTGAACGGGTTTTCCGTATTTCCACGCGTAGTAGCGATTGAGATCCTGCCAGTCCCAATCCTGGTGATGGTAGATGATCCTGGGAAGCTGGTCCACCTTGAATTTCTGATACCTGGGGGAATGGGAATCATCAAAGGTCCACTGCTTAAGCGGGATATATCTGCAGATAAAGTTAACCAGCCAGCAGTTTTGCTGATAAAGCTGATGGCACAACTGAAGAAGATAAAGTATAATGTTCACGAGCATTGCCTCTTTTGTGTAGTGAAGGTTTGGTCGCTGACATTATACCAAAAAGGGAGGACAATGCTCTTTTTATTTGCACCTCCCGTAAAATCAAGAGATTCGCACTATAAACAGGTGGTGAATTTGACACTACCAAAAACGATAAGGAGGAGAGAGCATGAAAAACAGACAGAGAATCCGCGTGATGGCCGCGATCGCACTGGCCTCCGCCCTCACCGTCTCATCCGCCGGAAGCCTTGTCCTTGCTTCCGATACCACTTCTCAGCAGACCGCATCCGCCTCGGACAGCACGGCTTCATCTGGTGGAAATGAAACTCAGAGCGGCCCGCCCTCCGCACCCGGAGGAGAAGGGAGTCAGAGCGGCGCACCGCAGCCGCCTGACGGCCAGGCACCGGGCGGTCAGGCACCGGGCAGCCAGGCGCCTGACGGATCAAGCGGCGCGGAGAACGCCGGCGGAGCGCCCGGCGGAATACCGGGAGGAGGCGGAGGAGCCGACACCCAGTCGTATGACTACAGCGGGACACTGAGCGGCACTCTGACCGCCGACGGTGAGGCGAAAACCTCCGACGGAGAGACCATCGCCTCCACTGACGCGGATGTCAACGCCGCCCTCGCGGAAAACGGAGGCGATCTGACAATCACCAACGGAACACTGACCAAATCCGGCGACGACACCAACGGAGACAACTGCAACTTCTACGGGGTCAACTCGATCCTCCTCGCCGTCGGGGAGGAATCAAAGGCCACCGTCAGCAGCAGTACGCTGACCGCCGATTCGGAAGGCTCCAACGCTGTCTTCGCCACCGACAAGGCCACCGTCTATGCCAGCGGCGATACCATCCATACCACCGCCGGCAACTCCCGCGGACTCGACGCCACCTACGGCGGTACCATCGTCGCCGACCAGATGGACATCACGACCGAAGGTGACCACAGCGCGACCGTTGCGACAGACCGCGGAGGCGGAAACATCTCACTGACCAACAGCTCACTGTCTACCTCCGGCTCCGGTTCTCCCCTTCTTTACTCGACCGGCGATATCGAGGTCGACAATGTAACCGGTACTTCCACCGGAAGCCAAATCGCCGGCATGGAAGGGCTGAATACCATCCTGATCAGCAACTCGTCGCTCACATCCGAGATGACGGATGCGACCGCCAGTGATCCGATCGCCGACGGGATCATCATCTACCAGTCCACCTCCGGCGACGCCGAGACGACGACAGGAGAGGCGGCCCTGTTTCAGGCGACAAACTCCACGCTGACCAGCAAAATTACATCCGGCGCGATGTTCTATCTGACCAACACCAAGGCCAATGTCGTCCTCTCCGAGACCACGCTTGATTTCGACAGCGACAACGTAAATCTGCTTACTGTCGAGGGCAACGACTCCAACAACTGGGGCACAGCGGGAAGCAACGGAGCGACAGTTTCCTTCACCGGACTGGGCGAAACGCTTTCCGGCAACATCACAGTCGACACGATCAGCTCTCTCGATCTCTATCTTCTGGACGGCACCACCTACACAGGCGCGATGAGTATCGAAGAAAATGCCGTGAATACGGATGAGACCGACGCACCGATCACTGTCAATCTCAGCTCAGATTCGACGTGGGTCGTCACCGCCGACAGCACGATTTCCGCCCTCAACGCAGAAGACGGCGCGAAAATGGTTGACGCAGACGGGAACACTGTCACGATCGTCGCCAACGGCGAAACCGTCGTTCAGGGCGCCAGCGGCATCACTGTCACGGTCAACGGTCAATACTCCACCGCCGTAACCACCAGCGATGCGAATGAGGTTCAGGACGCAAACATCGACCGTTCCGATTTCGACAGCAGCTTCAGCACCTCCACGACCTACGGGACAAACAGCGAATCCGTGAGCACCGCCAGCGGCACCGAAGAAACGGAAGTCTCCGGGACGGTGCCCGATGACGCCGCTTCGGAAACCGGGTCAGGCACAGAAGAATCGAAAACCGGATCCGACACCGGAAAAACGGAAACGTAAGCGCTTCGAACGGCGCACCGCGCCCGACCTTTCAAAGAGCCGTCCCTCCGCCGATTTCTCAGCGGAGGGGCGGCTCTTCGTTTTCCGGTCGAAGCCAAATCCTCTTTTCCTTTATCAGCGGGCGCTTACTGCCGCGGCTACAGGGTCTCTGGCTGATGAAGAATACAGTTCACGAATAACATATCCGTCATAATGCCAGACCGTGGATAGTTCCTCCAGCAAAGCAGGAAAATCGAGCGAAATGAATCCCTTTTTCATTCCAGCGTCTTTCTGAAATCCTTCACTTCATCCATAAAATCTCTGACACGAGCTTCATCAACCGGATTCTCGAAGATACCATCCACTTTGAAGGTCGTTGCGCAGACAGCTCCATCGGCTATCGAAAGCTGCTGCCTCACGTTCTGCCGATTGCAGCCTGTATTGCAGAAAACCGGCGTATGAGCCGTCGCATCCTTGACTCTCTTCAGGACCTGAGAATCCGTCGCGCTTCCTGCCGTCAGGCCCGACACGCAGATTCCGTCCGGCCGGTGATTGAACTCCGTCGTCCTCGCGATCTCCGCGATATCCCGGTCCGCCAGATACTTGGCCGCTTCAGGAACAATATTATAAAGCATTTTCACATGGCTGATGCCAAGCCTCGCGCGATGGCGCGCCGTTTCACCCGGATTCGTGTTCCAAAGTCCGAAATCACTGGCATAGACGCCGGAAATGATCTCACGGATAAACTTTCCGTCCACGGCGGCCGCCACATTCAGAGATGCAATCGGATCCCAAAGGCAGTTGACGCCGTAGGGCACGCGGATTTCGCTCCTCAGTTCGCCGATAATACGAGCCATGCAGGCCTGCGTCACCGGTTCAACCTTCGTCAGATAAGGCATACTGAATTCATTGGAGAACATGATGCCGTCCACGCCGCCGTTCTGCAGCGCACACAGGTCCTGATAAGCGAGATCAATCACCTTCCGCATACCGCCCTTTTCGTCATAATTCGGGTCACCGGGCATCGGCTGCAGGTGGCACATCGCAATCACAGGTTTCTTCACCCCGAACATCTCTTCAAGCCAGCTCATTTCTGTTTTCCTTTCTCAGATAAGTTTTTGTAAAGTCTCAGCTCACATCCGTTACGGTTTTATCTCTCCCCTCTGGCGGTTCTCCAGTTCAATAAATGCCTCGTAGAGTTCTCTGTACGGGCCTGTCATTTCCGTTCTCGGAAGATACTCCTCCGGCCGGAGATCATAGGCCTTGATCGCTTCGTTCAGATCCGCGAACTCTCCGACACCAGTCGCTGCGATGGCAGCGGCCCCGGCCTCCGCCGCATCATAGCCGCGGAGCGCATCCACAGGAATCCCCATCACATCCGCCTTGATCTGGTTCCACGCCGCCATCCGGCATCCGCCTCCGGAAATCATCATCTTCCTGTAAGGCCTGTTCCGGTTTTCCATCATCTGCGCCCGTTCTTTTTCCGCGAACGCCACTCCTTCCATCACGGCACGGATAAAATCGCCCCGCTCCGAGGCCATCGTCATATGGTAGAATCCGCCTCTGATCAGAGCGTCATCCCTTTCACCTTCACTCAGATAAGGGAGATAAAAAAGCCCCCTGCTTCCCGCATCCGTATCTTCAAGCAGCGCGGTCATCTGATCATAGGCATCCTCGCGCCCGAACAGAATACCGGAAACTTTTTTCAATGATGCGCCTGTTGTATTAAGACCCGTCTCCTCGCACCAGAGGCCGTCCGGTGTCACATGAAGATAGTTCGCCACTCTGAGATCCGGATTCGGTTCTCTTCGGATGCTGTTCAGGCAGGTAGAAGTGCCGGACATGTTGCTCAGGATGTCCTCCTCAACGGCTCCTGTCCCATAACAGCAGCACTGACTGTCAGGCCCTCCGTAAACCACTCTGGTTCCTTTCGGGATTCCTGTTTTTTCCGCCATATACGCGGTCACTTCACCGAGTATCTCCGTGGAATTCATCAGACGGTCAGGAAAAAAGTCCGAAGGCAGATTCAGCTCCTCAAGCAGCGTCACGTTCCACCCTCCGGCCATCCGGTCAAACGCCAGTGTACCGCAGGCGTTCGGTTTTCCTGTCGCAAGCTCTCCGGTCAGAAGATACCCGACATAGTCCAGCGGCTGCAGCGCCTTTACCGTTTTTCCGAATTCCTCCGGGCGATATTTCCTCTGCCACAGAATCTTCGGGAGAATAAAGAACGCCTGTGCGTCATTTCCCGAACCGTCATGGATCCGCCTTCGCCCGAACCGCTCCGCCAGCTCTTCCGCCTCTGCCCGGGCCCGGTTGTCCTGATAGATATACGCCCGTCCTGCCGGCGTCATATCACGCTTCACGGGAAGATATGTCGGACACTGCCCTGTCATGGCAATACCCGCGACGGTCCAGTCACTTCGGATCTTCGCATAAAGTTCCGTCAGTCCTTCCGTCAGTCCTTTTTCCCAGTCTCCCGCCTCCTGCTCAGCGCCGCCGTCCCCGGAGTACCAGACACGGTAACTGTGTCCTGCCGCGGCGATCTGTCTTCCATGGAGGTCAAACGCACAGCACCGTATCCCGGATGAACCGATATCAATCGAAATCGTCGCTTTTTCCATCTGATGCCACCTGACTTTTCTGCCTCAGCCGGATACCCGCTGATCCGTTTCCCGCTACACGATCACCTTCACGCCTGCCTTCTCGAACTCCGCCTTCATCTCATCACTGATCCGGTCTGTGATCAGCGCGTCGATCCGGTCCAGCAGACCGACCCGGGCAAACACCGGATCACCGAATTTCGTGTGATCCGCAAGAACGATCGTCCGCTCCGCCGCATCGGCCATCGCACGCTTGATCGCCACATCCTCCAGCGTGCGGTCGGAAACGCCCTGCTTCGGATCAATCGCGTCCGCTCCGATGAAAGCGGTTTTCACCCGGAAGGACCGGATCCATTCCACCACACTGGTTCCGATCGTGGCGCCGACCGATTTCTCCACCAGACCTCCCGCCAGGTAGACGGCTGCCGTCGGATTGCGTTCCATCGCCAGCGCGATCTGAAGATCATTGGTGATGACTGTCAGATTGCTTCCGGTGAGCTGCTCCGCCATCGCCCGCGTCGTGGTTCCCGAATCGATGATGATCGTGTCGCCGTCGGCGACAAAGCCGGCCGCCGTTCTCCCGATCTTCTGTTTCTCCTCCCGGCACCGGGACGATTTCTCCTGAATCGGAATTTCTCCGGGCAGCGCGTAGTCCATCGCAAGGACGCAGCCGTACGCCTTTCGGATCAGCCGCTGTTCGCTGAGAACATCCACGTCCCGCCTGACGGTAGCCGACGATACGGAAAACTGCGCCGCCAACTCTTCTACGGTGGTTTTTCCCTTTTTCTGTACATAGCGCACCACCTTTCCCTGTCTGTCAACCGGAAGCATCTCGGTCCCTCTGTCCTTTCCGCGTCCTGTCAGAACTCTTTGCTGTTATCCGTATCATAGTCGAACGATTTCACAATGTCAATAAGCTTTATCACGTTTTCTCATTCTTCTTCATGTTTTATCATTCTCTAGGGAAAGGCAGCCGGCTTCCTCTTCCTTCCGGATTTCCGCACGGAACACCATGATCGTATCCGCGTCCGAGCAGCAAAACTCGGCTGTTCCCTCTGGCTGTCCGGGAATGTGGCCTCCGTAACGCAGAATATCGATATACGGGAAGGCGCAGTGCATCGCCATCGGACAGATTTTCCCCCTGTCCTCGTCGAAATCAAAGGTCTCGCCCACATGATGTCCGCGATGGCAGCCGTGTCTGCCCCGGCGGTCTGTCACGGTGATCGTAATTTTCGGTCTCCTGCTCATTTCGCATCCTCCCAATGAATTTTTCAATCTGAAGTTCCATGTCTGCCAGCCGGCACAGGCTGATCCGACGCCTCTGCCGGCCGGCACAAAAAAAGCCATCCTCCCGGATCTCTTTCCCGAAAGAATGGCTTCATGATAAAGCAGCTTCACCGATTTGTTCAAGCGTGTCCGGTTCTGCGCGCGGACGGCGCGCCGTCTCCGTTCATCACGTCCCGGCCGGCTCGGCCCTTCCGATGAGACCGGCTTTTGAAAGCGCCTGATACAGCATCGGACCGATCAGCGCCGCGATCACCATCTTGATCAGATCCTCGGCAATGAACGGAATGACGCCGGCCGACAGCGCCGCGCCGAACGGCATATGCGCCTGCCACGCGAGCCAGGGCGTTCCGATCGCGTAGAGCACGGCTGTGGAAAGGATCATCCCCAGAACAGAACGAACCGCCTTGCGTCCGCTCTTTTCGATCACGGCCCCCGCGATGAGTGCCATCGGAATATAGCCGATCAGATAACCGCCCGTGGGGCCGAACAGTTTACCCGGTCCTCCCTGAAATCCCGAGAACACAGGAAGACCCGCCAGCCCGATCAGCAGATAGATCAGCACACTGAGCGTTCCGCGCTTTGTGCCAAGCACGTACAGGGTGATGAAAATCGCGAAATTGGTCAGTGAGACCGGCACCGGGCCGATCGGAATGGAAAACGGGCTCAGCACGCAGATCACAGCGGCCATCACAGCCGTGAGCACCATGCCCTTCAATCTGGAATCCTTCATATACTCCTCCTTCGATGCCGGCTCTGAAGGCCGGTCCGAGGTTCAGTATAGAAAAAGCGGAGTGAATTGTCAACCATCATGCAAATTCAAGGTTGACAATTCACTCCGCTGTACAGACCTTTCCTGCTTCGGATTCCGTGATGACACGGCCCGTCCTGTTCCGTCCCCGCCTTGCCGGCGTCATCGGTGACGATTTCACGGATCTTGATCGGATGCCGGATGCTTCGCCGCAACCCTCATCAGTGCCGTCAGCAGCTCCGCCGCCAGCCGGCTCCTCGATACGGGCTTCTCACCCTCGCCGTACAGCGATCCGGCCTTCATCCGGATTTCCTCCGGAAAATCCTCCGGCCGCGTGCTGACATTGATTCCAATCCCGATCACCATCCACTCGAGCTCGCCGGTGTCGAAATCCGCGCCGGCTTCCGTGAGGATACCGCCTACCTTTCTGTCACCCAGATAAAGATCGTTCACCGGCTTCACCCGGATCGCCCGTCCGGTCACGCGGTGAATCACGTCAGACACGAGCCGGGCCACAGACAGCGTCAGCGCGTCGCCGGATTCCCGCCGCTCCGGGCCCTCTTCCCCACCATTCCGTTCCGCCGCGGTGCGGTTCCCCTTCCCCTCTGTCCGTCCGCCGGGCCGCAGCAGAATGGAAAGATAAAGCCCGCCCCGGGGCGAGCTGAAGGAATGGCGGCGATGGCCGCTGCCCGCCGTCTGCGTCTCCGCGAGCACCGCAGTGCCGGACGGCGCTCCGGCGACGGCCATCTGCTTCGCCATACGGTTCGTGGAATCGATCGTATCGCAGATTCGGATCAGACCGGAATCGTATCCGTCCGGAAGATACGGCCGCATCCCCTCCACGGAGAGGCGGTCGTTCGCCGCCGCATCCGGCGTCAGACGGTATCCGCGGTTCGTCACGGCTTCGATCTGCCATCCTTCTTCCCGAAGCGACCGGATCGCCTTCCAGACCGCCGCGCGTGACACGGACAGCTCAGAGGCCAGCCGCTCGCCCGAGCAGTAACCTCCGGTCTGTCCTGCGAGTGCCTCCAGCACCCGTTCCTTCGTGCCCGCCTGAAGTTCCTTTCTCACGTAAGCTTCTCCGTCTTTCTCTCCTCCGGCTTCAGAATCGCCTTTACCAGCGTCCGGTACAGTTCCCTGGAATTGACCGGTTTCACCAGAGACGCGTTCATGCCGGCGTCAAAGCACTGGTTTTCGATCTTGTCATAAGCGTCCGCCGAGAGCGCGATGATCGGGACGTGAGCCGTATAATCCGTCCCGATTCCGCGGATCGCCCTCGCCGCCTCGAAGCCGTCCATCACCGGCATCCGGAGATCCATCAGGATCGCGTTATAGTACCCGTCGCGGCAGCTCCTCAGCTTCTCCACCGCCTCGTACCCGTTGGAAGCCGTATCTCCGATGACCTCGCGGAGCGCCAGCAGATCGCCGATCACTTCCGCGTTGAGCGCGTTGTCCTCGACGATCAGCACCCGCTTGCCGCGAAGCAGGTCCACGTTGTACTCCGGCTCCTTCTGTTCCTGCAGCCGGATCTGGTCCTCCGTCGCGAGATCGAAGTTGAAGTCCACCACAAACGTGGTTCCCTTGCCTTCCTCGCTGGTGCATTCGATGTGACCGTTCATCAGGTCCACCAGACGCTTGCTGATGAAGAGTCCCAGTCCCGTGCCTTCCTGATTCGGCTGCTGCCGTGTCAGATCCTGCTCGAAGGGCAGATACATCCGATTCTTGAATTCCCGGCTGATTCCGCAGCCTGTATCACTGATCACATAGGTGTGGTGAACGAGATTCTTTGCTTCATTGTACTCCACATTGACGCGGAAGGTCACATCGCCGCCTGACGGCGTGAACTTCACCGCGTTGCCCAGCAGGTTGACCAGGACACGGACCACATGATCCACGTCGATCA harbors:
- a CDS encoding DDE-type integrase/transposase/recombinase; amino-acid sequence: MNIILYLLQLCHQLYQQNCWLVNFICRYIPLKQWTFDDSHSPRYQKFKVDQLPRIIYHHQDWDWQDLNRYYAWKYGKPVQPVRRRSECDIPEHCTCPACKAPQPYLYRNNGKAGQLMCKVCGTLFSPDENRFSKTLSLKCPYCSHALVRKKDRKHFIIHKCVNPKCPYYLHNLKKVDRADLDEDYGKNKYKLHYIYREFTIDFFKMDITTLPKNASSLKFSKNNAYIMSLCLSYRVNLGLSLRKTVQALKDIHGISISHQMVANYCKTAAVCVKPFVDTYPYEKGSAFVADETYIKVRGIKGFIWLIINAATRAVIGYQVSDSRSVGPCIMAMRMAFQHLKKLPGNFRFIADGYSAYPLAAQQFFHEFGEKFKFEITQVLGLTNDDAVSTEFRPYKQMIERLNRTYKTSYRPTNGFNNYDGANYDLALWVAYYNFLRPHKLHKFQPPVRNDIIANGENMPGKWQLLIFLGQQTIKKMQEAAG
- a CDS encoding xylulokinase, with the protein product MEKATISIDIGSSGIRCCAFDLHGRQIAAAGHSYRVWYSGDGGAEQEAGDWEKGLTEGLTELYAKIRSDWTVAGIAMTGQCPTYLPVKRDMTPAGRAYIYQDNRARAEAEELAERFGRRRIHDGSGNDAQAFFILPKILWQRKYRPEEFGKTVKALQPLDYVGYLLTGELATGKPNACGTLAFDRMAGGWNVTLLEELNLPSDFFPDRLMNSTEILGEVTAYMAEKTGIPKGTRVVYGGPDSQCCCYGTGAVEEDILSNMSGTSTCLNSIRREPNPDLRVANYLHVTPDGLWCEETGLNTTGASLKKVSGILFGREDAYDQMTALLEDTDAGSRGLFYLPYLSEGERDDALIRGGFYHMTMASERGDFIRAVMEGVAFAEKERAQMMENRNRPYRKMMISGGGCRMAAWNQIKADVMGIPVDALRGYDAAEAGAAAIAATGVGEFADLNEAIKAYDLRPEEYLPRTEMTGPYRELYEAFIELENRQRGEIKP
- a CDS encoding BtpA/SgcQ family protein, with product MSWLEEMFGVKKPVIAMCHLQPMPGDPNYDEKGGMRKVIDLAYQDLCALQNGGVDGIMFSNEFSMPYLTKVEPVTQACMARIIGELRSEIRVPYGVNCLWDPIASLNVAAAVDGKFIREIISGVYASDFGLWNTNPGETARHRARLGISHVKMLYNIVPEAAKYLADRDIAEIARTTEFNHRPDGICVSGLTAGSATDSQVLKRVKDATAHTPVFCNTGCNRQNVRQQLSIADGAVCATTFKVDGIFENPVDEARVRDFMDEVKDFRKTLE
- a CDS encoding TIGR04076 family protein; translated protein: MSRRPKITITVTDRRGRHGCHRGHHVGETFDFDEDRGKICPMAMHCAFPYIDILRYGGHIPGQPEGTAEFCCSDADTIMVFRAEIRKEEEAGCLSLENDKT
- a CDS encoding DUF6994 family protein; its protein translation is MIDVSFDFTSDTPGYWDGYWERMNGLGGCGKKDPDSCSPTLLGYSRRLWSRVLPNGERMELEIPRHRGYLVWNAMRLSCDSITCSFRYARNEKMIREVYASMDDYKSWIENFTRRSYTLPGEMIFPMHVKSMNQQRGMNRKIRDRWDLTLECIRRYYAGEDSPLADVLNSDRDFFDMFVDFRSYIDFFFLNDCVTDDYSRVNIWTEWHGFSTDALPASVPEYFGFMNRQGRFLENRRRRMQDFIDLNHM
- a CDS encoding DeoR/GlpR family DNA-binding transcription regulator — its product is MLPVDRQGKVVRYVQKKGKTTVEELAAQFSVSSATVRRDVDVLSEQRLIRKAYGCVLAMDYALPGEIPIQEKSSRCREEKQKIGRTAAGFVADGDTIIIDSGTTTRAMAEQLTGSNLTVITNDLQIALAMERNPTAAVYLAGGLVEKSVGATIGTSVVEWIRSFRVKTAFIGADAIDPKQGVSDRTLEDVAIKRAMADAAERTIVLADHTKFGDPVFARVGLLDRIDALITDRISDEMKAEFEKAGVKVIV
- a CDS encoding HTH domain-containing protein codes for the protein MRKELQAGTKERVLEALAGQTGGYCSGERLASELSVSRAAVWKAIRSLREEGWQIEAVTNRGYRLTPDAAANDRLSVEGMRPYLPDGYDSGLIRICDTIDSTNRMAKQMAVAGAPSGTAVLAETQTAGSGHRRHSFSSPRGGLYLSILLRPGGRTEGKGNRTAAERNGGEEGPERRESGDALTLSVARLVSDVIHRVTGRAIRVKPVNDLYLGDRKVGGILTEAGADFDTGELEWMVIGIGINVSTRPEDFPEEIRMKAGSLYGEGEKPVSRSRLAAELLTALMRVAAKHPASDQDP
- a CDS encoding biotin transporter BioY, which gives rise to MKDSRLKGMVLTAVMAAVICVLSPFSIPIGPVPVSLTNFAIFITLYVLGTKRGTLSVLIYLLIGLAGLPVFSGFQGGPGKLFGPTGGYLIGYIPMALIAGAVIEKSGRKAVRSVLGMILSTAVLYAIGTPWLAWQAHMPFGAALSAGVIPFIAEDLIKMVIAALIGPMLYQALSKAGLIGRAEPAGT
- the thiT gene encoding energy-coupled thiamine transporter ThiT, encoding MTSFFAVSNGDGSFSLTVPGYVLVAVLIFALFVLMAMVASHGKRPSARQIAFASAAIALAVVTSMIKLFEMPFGGSVTLCSSFFIVLIAYWYGPAVGMMAGVAFGLLQFVLGPYIISLPQVLFDYPLAFGALGVAGFFYHRKHGLLIGYIAGMAARLFFHVLSGIVFFADDAPAGMSALAYSLAYNGSFLAAEAAITILIMMIPAVSKALQQIRNQAVA
- a CDS encoding adhesin translates to MKNRQRIRVMAAIALASALTVSSAGSLVLASDTTSQQTASASDSTASSGGNETQSGPPSAPGGEGSQSGAPQPPDGQAPGGQAPGSQAPDGSSGAENAGGAPGGIPGGGGGADTQSYDYSGTLSGTLTADGEAKTSDGETIASTDADVNAALAENGGDLTITNGTLTKSGDDTNGDNCNFYGVNSILLAVGEESKATVSSSTLTADSEGSNAVFATDKATVYASGDTIHTTAGNSRGLDATYGGTIVADQMDITTEGDHSATVATDRGGGNISLTNSSLSTSGSGSPLLYSTGDIEVDNVTGTSTGSQIAGMEGLNTILISNSSLTSEMTDATASDPIADGIIIYQSTSGDAETTTGEAALFQATNSTLTSKITSGAMFYLTNTKANVVLSETTLDFDSDNVNLLTVEGNDSNNWGTAGSNGATVSFTGLGETLSGNITVDTISSLDLYLLDGTTYTGAMSIEENAVNTDETDAPITVNLSSDSTWVVTADSTISALNAEDGAKMVDADGNTVTIVANGETVVQGASGITVTVNGQYSTAVTTSDANEVQDANIDRSDFDSSFSTSTTYGTNSESVSTASGTEETEVSGTVPDDAASETGSGTEESKTGSDTGKTET